Proteins encoded by one window of Lactobacillus paragasseri:
- a CDS encoding YfhO family protein codes for MKYLSKKDKKILKLSLISCLTTIVLFFLLSTFTDCNPIFGGVLYGGDLPNQYLSFFQYYRHLVLGNWASAGYTFSNGLGGDMAGNIAYYVLSPLNFIVFLFPANKINIAVYVIILLKLGLMSGTFTWLILKWFNFKYQAYAIFLGIAYSLSGYSVAYAGNVMWFDGLILLPLITYALVRGIKTNKWLAYSILLACAIIFNYYIGYMICIFMVIIFLAYTINNFKDIRLFFHQFLNFAISSIISGLISAIVLLPTLFNLSSNKLAQSDFNSDFNIKLLITGGKTVSRLFIGDTYNDWPPIFVGTLAAIIFIIYFIDSRNSVKARITNLIIGIMFVLSIIVRPLYLFWHGGQQTIAYPYRFSFLIVFWILLLAAKELSYQDFKRKDRIIATTIYLLLSLMTVYIRRRIGPNNFYEWIAVALVLLFGLLIYFSNKNFVRIILILVGLVELSGNAYTGLSHLGMKSDYYPRYVAENNEIISKIPAADKTGRIAKNYELNNDRGEGYTFNYRGVEEFSSNNDSRISSLMTDLGFSTFRYFYYYQTGTVVTDAIFNVKSFINSSLTNQSISPEYVNYGLRDDLKTRPVILKQGDKTVYRNETLPFAFAGNLSNKLKFKDENPVYNQNLVLNSLTQSKSNVLDYSTKKARITTNNLSVKYGTVKYHVIKKHKKITKRTEQKYFTIKRYDKERPGTMSFTYDNLKPNQVGYIRFSKNLMQLVLPLNNYQWNKNPDYRPPFSLTINGKQVQLQEYTDQLIGVQADKNGKVDIKMTIDGKGGKFILKYPKFVNIDFSALHDKVKKARNREMKFTSFKDGYVAGKVTIDKSQNLVTTIPYSKGWQAKVDGKPVKINRTLGVFIGLKMKPGTHQITLKYRTPGVLVGAILSIIGIISLIVFTLFLKKNKKD; via the coding sequence ATGAAATATTTAAGTAAAAAAGACAAAAAGATTTTAAAATTAAGCTTAATAAGTTGTTTGACAACTATAGTGCTCTTTTTCCTTTTATCTACTTTCACTGATTGTAATCCAATCTTTGGAGGAGTATTGTACGGAGGAGATTTACCTAATCAGTACTTATCTTTCTTTCAATACTATCGTCATTTAGTTTTAGGAAATTGGGCTAGTGCTGGGTATACTTTTTCTAATGGACTAGGTGGAGATATGGCTGGTAACATTGCTTACTATGTCTTAAGTCCGTTAAATTTTATAGTTTTTCTTTTTCCTGCAAATAAAATCAATATTGCCGTTTATGTAATAATCCTGCTTAAGCTAGGTTTGATGAGTGGTACATTTACTTGGCTTATTTTAAAATGGTTTAACTTTAAATATCAGGCCTATGCAATTTTTTTAGGAATTGCGTATAGTTTAAGTGGCTATTCAGTTGCTTATGCTGGAAATGTCATGTGGTTTGATGGATTAATTTTGTTGCCTTTAATCACTTATGCTTTGGTTAGAGGAATCAAGACTAATAAATGGCTCGCGTATAGTATCTTACTGGCTTGTGCCATTATATTTAATTACTATATTGGTTACATGATTTGTATTTTTATGGTAATTATTTTCCTAGCATATACAATCAATAATTTTAAAGACATAAGACTATTTTTCCACCAATTCTTGAATTTTGCGATCAGTTCAATTATTAGTGGTTTAATTAGTGCAATAGTCCTATTACCAACTCTATTTAATCTCTCAAGTAATAAATTAGCACAGTCGGATTTTAATTCAGATTTTAATATTAAGCTACTTATTACTGGGGGAAAAACAGTATCAAGACTGTTTATTGGGGATACTTACAATGATTGGCCGCCAATTTTTGTAGGTACATTAGCTGCTATAATTTTTATTATCTACTTTATTGATTCTCGTAATTCAGTTAAAGCTAGAATTACTAATCTGATAATTGGAATTATGTTTGTCTTAAGCATTATCGTGCGTCCGTTATACTTATTCTGGCATGGTGGACAACAAACTATTGCTTATCCTTATCGGTTTAGTTTTTTAATCGTATTTTGGATTTTGCTTTTAGCAGCAAAAGAGCTGTCATATCAAGACTTTAAGAGAAAAGATAGAATTATAGCTACCACTATTTATTTATTGCTGAGTTTGATGACTGTATATATTCGTCGTCGAATTGGACCAAATAATTTTTATGAATGGATAGCCGTAGCTTTAGTACTTCTCTTTGGACTATTAATCTACTTTTCAAATAAAAACTTCGTTCGAATTATTCTAATATTAGTTGGACTAGTCGAATTATCGGGAAACGCATATACTGGCCTTAGCCATCTTGGAATGAAGAGTGATTACTATCCTAGATACGTTGCAGAAAATAATGAAATAATTTCGAAGATCCCAGCAGCTGATAAGACAGGTAGAATCGCTAAAAATTATGAACTAAATAATGATCGCGGTGAAGGATATACTTTTAATTATCGTGGGGTAGAAGAATTTTCATCCAATAATGATTCACGAATTAGTAGTTTGATGACTGATTTAGGATTTTCAACATTTAGATACTTCTATTATTATCAAACTGGTACTGTAGTTACTGATGCTATTTTTAATGTTAAGAGCTTTATTAACAGTTCTTTGACTAATCAAAGCATTTCACCAGAATATGTTAACTATGGTTTAAGAGATGATTTAAAAACTAGACCAGTTATTTTAAAACAGGGCGATAAAACTGTGTATCGAAATGAAACACTTCCATTTGCCTTTGCTGGTAATTTATCCAATAAATTAAAGTTTAAAGATGAAAATCCTGTCTATAATCAAAACTTAGTTTTAAATTCTTTGACCCAATCTAAATCAAATGTGTTGGATTATAGTACTAAAAAGGCTCGAATTACAACAAATAACTTGTCAGTGAAATATGGTACAGTAAAGTATCATGTCATAAAGAAACATAAGAAGATTACTAAACGTACTGAACAAAAATATTTCACAATTAAAAGATATGATAAAGAGCGTCCTGGTACGATGAGTTTCACCTATGATAATCTGAAACCTAACCAAGTGGGATATATTCGATTTAGCAAAAATTTGATGCAATTAGTACTTCCTTTAAATAATTATCAATGGAATAAAAATCCTGATTATCGTCCTCCATTTAGTTTGACTATAAACGGTAAACAAGTTCAACTTCAAGAATATACAGATCAACTAATTGGCGTTCAAGCCGATAAGAATGGAAAAGTTGATATTAAAATGACCATAGATGGAAAAGGCGGCAAGTTCATTCTCAAATACCCTAAATTTGTGAATATCGACTTTTCAGCTTTGCATGATAAAGTCAAAAAAGCTCGTAACAGAGAAATGAAATTTACAAGCTTTAAAGATGGATATGTAGCTGGTAAAGTTACAATTGATAAAAGTCAAAACTTAGTGACTACTATCCCTTATAGTAAGGGCTGGCAAGCTAAAGTAGACGGAAAACCAGTTAAAATTAATCGTACATTGGGTGTATTTATTGGATTAAAGATGAAACCAGGAACTCATCAAATTACATTGAAATATAGAACCCCAGGTGTATTAGTAGGTGCTATCTTGAGCATTATTGGTATTATTTCCTTAATTGTATTTACTTTATTTTTAAAGAAAAATAAGAAAGATTAA
- the hslO gene encoding Hsp33 family molecular chaperone HslO: MKDYLVKAIDKTKNLRLITVNAKGLVGEAQKRHDTWSASSAVLGRTLIGGLLLSAALLKDKDELTVRLLGNGPVGATVVTAKADLTIKGYIQNPHIALPPKKDGHIDVARAVGEGWLEVTKDQGLKEPYTGQVPIVSGEIAEDFTYYLAKSEQIPSAVGLSVFVEPNNSIGAAGGFVLQALPGATDEQLAQVEKRIKALPNLSTLFLDGMTPENLAERILGTDCKILAKEDVAFSCDCSKEKYSKILATLKPGQLKEMIEKDHGAELVCRFCKEKYHFTEDELKDVLKKVN, translated from the coding sequence ATGAAAGATTATTTAGTAAAAGCAATTGATAAAACTAAAAACTTACGATTGATTACAGTTAATGCCAAAGGTCTTGTTGGTGAAGCGCAAAAAAGACATGATACATGGAGCGCATCGTCAGCTGTACTTGGTAGAACTTTAATTGGCGGTCTGCTTTTATCAGCAGCCTTATTGAAAGATAAAGATGAATTGACAGTTAGATTACTAGGCAACGGTCCAGTAGGAGCAACTGTTGTAACAGCAAAAGCTGACTTGACTATTAAGGGGTATATACAAAATCCGCATATTGCTCTTCCTCCTAAGAAAGATGGACATATTGATGTAGCAAGAGCTGTTGGTGAAGGTTGGCTTGAAGTAACCAAAGATCAAGGCCTAAAAGAACCTTATACCGGTCAGGTTCCAATTGTTAGTGGAGAAATTGCGGAAGATTTTACATATTATTTAGCAAAATCTGAACAAATTCCTTCAGCTGTTGGCTTGTCTGTTTTTGTTGAACCAAACAATAGTATCGGAGCTGCGGGCGGTTTTGTATTACAAGCATTGCCAGGAGCAACTGACGAACAATTAGCTCAAGTAGAAAAGAGAATTAAAGCTCTTCCGAATCTTTCAACTTTATTCCTAGATGGAATGACACCTGAAAATCTAGCCGAAAGGATCCTAGGAACTGATTGCAAGATTTTGGCTAAAGAAGATGTTGCGTTTTCCTGTGATTGCTCAAAAGAAAAATACAGCAAAATTTTAGCTACACTTAAGCCAGGACAACTAAAAGAAATGATTGAAAAGGATCACGGTGCAGAATTAGTTTGTCGTTTCTGCAAAGAAAAATATCACTTTACTGAAGATGAATTAAAAGATGTCCTTAAGAAGGTAAATTAA
- the dusB gene encoding tRNA dihydrouridine synthase DusB has product MKNDSWKIRDVEIPNRVVVAPMAGISNAAFRVVCKEFGAGLVVCEMISDHGIIYRNKKTLEMLTVDPREHPMSIQIFGGSEETLVEAAHYVDTHTAADIININMGCPVPKVTKTDAGARWLLDPNKIYQMVHAVVRNVNKPVTVKMRTGWDQKHIFAVENALAAQEAGASAVAMHGRTRKQMYMGEADWETLKDVADALTIPFVGNGDVTTPEKAKSMLEDVGADAVMVGRAALGNPWIIKDMVHYLDTGEKLRPQTVEEKVATAKEQLNGLIDLKGEKIAVPEFRRQAAYYLKGIPRSARTRAKINDVWTKQEVFDLLDDFVEKYEARQKQINR; this is encoded by the coding sequence GTGAAAAACGATAGTTGGAAAATTAGGGATGTTGAAATTCCTAATCGTGTAGTAGTTGCACCGATGGCTGGAATTTCAAATGCTGCTTTCCGAGTAGTATGTAAAGAATTTGGCGCAGGCCTAGTGGTTTGTGAAATGATTTCAGATCATGGAATTATTTACCGCAATAAAAAGACTTTAGAGATGTTGACAGTTGATCCTAGAGAGCATCCGATGAGTATTCAAATTTTCGGTGGAAGTGAAGAAACTTTAGTTGAAGCTGCTCATTATGTGGATACTCATACTGCAGCTGACATTATCAACATCAATATGGGTTGTCCTGTACCAAAAGTAACCAAGACTGATGCTGGAGCTCGTTGGTTATTGGATCCAAATAAGATTTATCAAATGGTTCATGCTGTAGTGAGAAATGTGAACAAACCAGTAACTGTTAAAATGAGAACAGGCTGGGATCAAAAGCATATATTTGCTGTTGAAAATGCCTTGGCTGCCCAAGAAGCTGGTGCTAGTGCTGTTGCTATGCACGGACGTACTAGAAAACAAATGTATATGGGTGAGGCAGATTGGGAAACCTTAAAAGATGTTGCAGATGCATTAACCATACCTTTTGTTGGTAATGGAGATGTTACAACACCTGAAAAAGCAAAATCAATGCTTGAAGATGTTGGAGCTGATGCAGTAATGGTCGGTAGAGCAGCCTTGGGAAATCCATGGATTATTAAGGACATGGTTCATTATTTAGACACTGGTGAAAAACTACGTCCACAAACTGTTGAAGAAAAAGTGGCAACTGCTAAAGAACAGTTAAATGGCTTAATTGATCTTAAAGGTGAAAAAATTGCTGTACCGGAATTTAGACGTCAAGCTGCTTATTATTTGAAAGGAATTCCCCGTTCAGCTCGAACCCGTGCTAAAATAAATGATGTTTGGACGAAACAAGAAGTTTTTGACTTGTTAGATGACTTTGTGGAAAAATATGAAGCAAGACAAAAGCAAATTAATCGATAA
- the lysS gene encoding lysine--tRNA ligase, which translates to MAKNEMNDQLIVRREKMDEMRENGIEPFGVRKFDRQDLARTLNEKYSKEDKDELNADMPMTKIAGRMLAKRGKGKVGFADLYDRTGKIQIYVRKDIVGEDNYKIFKKSDIGDFLGIDGEVMKTDTGELTIRATHVTFLAKALRPLPNKWDGLKDVEQIYRQRYLDLITNHESYMRFVHRTQIIQAIRNYLNNQDFLEVETPVLHNIPGGAEARPFITHHNALDIDLYMRIALELPLKRLIVGGMERVYEIGRVFRNEGVDTRHNPEFTELETYAAYWDFHDVMDEAEGIIRAAAKVVSPDGKINYQGTDIDLGKPFRRVHMVDLIKEKTGVDFWKEMTDEEAKKIAEEHGIHTEPFWKVGHVINAFFDEFCEKTIVDPTFVYGHPVEISPLAKKNADDPRFTDRFEIFILGMEYGNAFSELNDPVDQRHRFEEQMEEREAGNDEADMIDEDYIRAMEFGMPPTGGLGIGIDRLVMLLTDAPAIRDVLLFPTMRPEKVEDVDAEVQEDLKKKNK; encoded by the coding sequence GTGGCAAAGAATGAAATGAACGACCAACTAATTGTTCGTCGTGAAAAAATGGACGAAATGCGTGAAAATGGCATTGAACCTTTTGGTGTAAGAAAGTTTGATCGTCAAGACTTAGCTCGTACTTTGAATGAAAAGTATAGTAAAGAAGATAAAGATGAATTAAATGCCGATATGCCTATGACCAAAATTGCAGGTCGTATGCTTGCCAAGCGTGGTAAGGGTAAAGTAGGTTTTGCTGATCTTTATGACCGTACTGGTAAGATTCAAATTTATGTACGTAAAGATATTGTTGGCGAAGACAACTACAAGATTTTTAAGAAATCAGATATTGGTGACTTCTTAGGCATTGATGGGGAAGTAATGAAAACTGATACTGGTGAGTTAACTATTCGTGCTACTCACGTTACTTTCTTAGCTAAAGCTCTTCGCCCATTACCTAATAAATGGGACGGTTTGAAAGATGTTGAACAAATTTATCGTCAACGTTATCTTGATTTGATTACTAATCACGAAAGTTACATGCGTTTTGTTCATCGTACTCAAATTATTCAAGCTATTCGTAACTACTTAAATAACCAAGACTTTTTAGAAGTTGAAACTCCAGTTCTTCACAATATTCCAGGTGGTGCTGAAGCACGTCCATTTATTACTCACCACAACGCTTTAGACATTGATCTTTACATGAGAATTGCGTTGGAACTTCCACTGAAGCGTTTGATTGTTGGAGGTATGGAAAGAGTTTATGAAATTGGCCGAGTATTTAGAAACGAAGGTGTTGATACTCGCCATAATCCTGAATTTACTGAGCTTGAAACTTATGCTGCTTACTGGGATTTCCACGATGTCATGGATGAAGCGGAAGGAATTATCAGAGCAGCTGCTAAAGTAGTTTCTCCAGATGGTAAGATTAACTACCAAGGTACTGATATTGACTTAGGTAAGCCATTCCGACGCGTTCATATGGTTGACTTAATTAAGGAAAAGACTGGTGTTGACTTCTGGAAAGAAATGACTGACGAAGAAGCTAAGAAGATCGCCGAAGAACATGGAATTCATACTGAACCATTCTGGAAAGTCGGTCATGTAATTAATGCTTTCTTTGATGAATTTTGTGAAAAGACTATTGTTGATCCAACCTTTGTTTATGGGCACCCGGTAGAAATTTCACCACTTGCTAAAAAGAATGCAGATGATCCAAGATTTACTGATCGTTTTGAAATCTTTATTTTGGGAATGGAATACGGAAATGCCTTCTCAGAACTAAATGATCCAGTTGATCAACGTCACCGTTTTGAAGAACAAATGGAAGAACGCGAAGCTGGTAATGATGAAGCTGATATGATTGATGAAGATTATATCCGTGCAATGGAATTTGGTATGCCTCCTACAGGTGGTCTAGGTATTGGTATTGACCGTTTGGTAATGCTTTTAACTGATGCTCCAGCTATCCGTGATGTATTGCTCTTCCCAACAATGCGTCCTGAAAAGGTTGAAGACGTTGATGCCGAAGTGCAAGAAGACTTGAAGAAAAAGAATAAATAA
- a CDS encoding ATP-dependent Clp protease ATP-binding subunit, producing the protein MEKSYSDSAKNVLEIAKEQAQNFHHRIIGTEHVLLALVIEANGDAGKLLRERNVTPTLVREEIERYTGYGSSPKATYMEMSPRLSLVLNFAKQKSDELGTPQIETKHILLGLLASDQILASLILKNIGVEPRDLSQDINDSFMDDSGEANNIFDVSSATRTKKGKSLTPNLDKVSVNLNKRAREGAIDPVIGRDKEIKRVIQILSRRTKNNPVLVGEPGVGKTAVAQGIASAIVNREVPDNLAKKRVMALDMGSLIAGTKYRGEFEDRMKKILKEIQRDGSVILFVDEMHTLIGAGGAEGAIDASNILKPSLARGDIQMIGATTFDEYQKYIEKDQALARRFQQVKIGEPSKEETVDILKGLRPKYEKFHNVKIEDEAINDAVEFSTRYIANRFLPDKAIDLIDEASAAVKIQAVGKADPRLTKLDTQINDVIHRKEEAAENQNFVQAAKLRDEESKLTQDRDKLIAKVENKNSKKSIVDSNKIAQIVSEWTGVPVTRMKKSETKRLAHLESILHERVIGQDKAISAVSRAIRRSRSGIKDENRPIGSFLFLGPTGVGKTELAKALAAAVFGSERNIIRVDMSEYMDQVATSKLIGSAPGYVGYEEGGQLSERVRRNPYSVILLDEVEKAHPDVFNLLLQVLDEGFLTDSKGRKVDFRNTIIIMTSNLGSRSLQEDKTVGFAADNEDKNKLQQEKVTAAVKQFFRPEFLNRIDETVVFDSLTKKQLREIVSLMTSHLITRLARKEVTLKISPAALDVLAKDGFDPEMGARPLRRAIQHELEDVIAEDLISEKVKAGQTVKVGAHQGKLKFTIVDESKPLVKN; encoded by the coding sequence ATGGAAAAATCATATAGTGATAGTGCAAAGAATGTTCTTGAAATTGCTAAAGAGCAAGCACAAAACTTTCACCATCGAATTATTGGAACGGAGCATGTTTTGCTTGCTTTAGTAATTGAAGCTAACGGAGATGCCGGTAAGCTTTTGCGTGAAAGAAACGTAACACCAACCTTAGTGCGAGAAGAAATTGAAAGATATACTGGCTATGGTTCAAGTCCCAAAGCTACATATATGGAAATGTCACCACGCTTAAGCTTAGTTTTGAATTTTGCTAAGCAAAAATCTGACGAATTAGGCACTCCTCAAATTGAAACAAAGCATATTTTGCTAGGGTTATTAGCTAGTGACCAAATTTTGGCAAGTTTAATTTTGAAAAATATTGGTGTAGAACCACGTGACTTAAGTCAAGATATTAATGATAGTTTCATGGATGATTCTGGAGAAGCAAACAATATTTTTGATGTTTCTTCTGCAACTAGAACTAAAAAAGGCAAGTCACTGACACCTAATTTAGATAAAGTAAGTGTAAATTTAAATAAACGTGCACGCGAGGGTGCAATTGATCCAGTAATTGGTAGAGATAAAGAAATAAAGCGAGTAATTCAAATTTTATCTCGAAGAACTAAGAATAATCCTGTTTTAGTTGGAGAACCCGGAGTTGGTAAGACAGCAGTTGCACAAGGAATAGCTTCTGCAATTGTAAATCGTGAGGTTCCGGATAACTTAGCTAAAAAACGTGTCATGGCACTCGACATGGGAAGCTTAATTGCTGGAACTAAGTATCGCGGGGAATTTGAAGATAGAATGAAAAAAATTCTAAAAGAAATTCAACGTGATGGTTCTGTAATTCTATTTGTTGATGAAATGCATACCTTGATTGGTGCAGGTGGAGCAGAAGGTGCAATTGACGCTTCCAATATCCTGAAGCCATCTTTAGCGCGTGGTGATATTCAGATGATTGGTGCCACTACTTTTGATGAATACCAAAAATACATTGAAAAAGATCAAGCCTTGGCAAGACGTTTTCAACAAGTGAAAATCGGTGAGCCTTCAAAGGAAGAAACAGTGGACATCTTAAAGGGGTTACGTCCTAAGTATGAAAAATTCCATAATGTAAAAATTGAAGATGAAGCAATAAATGATGCAGTAGAATTTTCAACAAGGTATATTGCTAACCGCTTTTTACCTGATAAGGCAATTGACTTAATCGATGAAGCAAGTGCAGCGGTCAAGATTCAAGCAGTTGGTAAGGCTGATCCACGTTTGACTAAATTAGATACACAAATTAATGATGTTATTCACCGAAAAGAAGAGGCTGCTGAAAATCAAAACTTTGTTCAAGCGGCTAAATTACGTGATGAAGAAAGCAAGCTTACACAAGATCGAGATAAATTAATTGCAAAAGTAGAAAATAAGAATTCTAAGAAGTCTATTGTTGATTCAAATAAAATTGCCCAAATTGTATCAGAATGGACTGGCGTACCAGTTACTCGAATGAAGAAGAGTGAAACGAAACGTTTAGCTCACCTCGAAAGCATTTTGCATGAACGCGTAATTGGACAAGATAAGGCAATTAGTGCAGTAAGTCGTGCGATTAGACGAAGCAGAAGTGGAATTAAGGATGAAAATCGTCCAATCGGTTCCTTCTTGTTCTTAGGTCCTACTGGTGTTGGTAAGACTGAATTAGCAAAAGCATTGGCAGCAGCAGTCTTTGGCTCTGAAAGGAATATTATTCGAGTTGATATGTCTGAATATATGGATCAAGTAGCTACAAGCAAGTTGATCGGTTCTGCTCCTGGTTATGTAGGCTATGAAGAAGGTGGACAACTTTCAGAACGGGTAAGACGTAATCCATATTCAGTAATTCTGCTAGATGAAGTAGAAAAAGCTCATCCGGATGTTTTCAATTTATTGTTGCAAGTTTTAGATGAAGGTTTCTTAACTGACTCTAAGGGAAGAAAAGTTGATTTCAGAAACACAATCATTATTATGACTTCTAACCTTGGTTCTCGTAGCTTGCAAGAAGATAAAACTGTTGGTTTTGCAGCTGATAATGAAGATAAAAATAAACTTCAACAAGAAAAGGTTACAGCAGCAGTTAAGCAATTCTTTAGACCAGAATTTTTAAATAGAATTGACGAAACAGTTGTCTTTGATAGTTTAACTAAGAAACAATTGCGTGAAATTGTTAGTTTAATGACTAGTCATTTGATCACTCGATTAGCTCGGAAAGAAGTTACTCTAAAAATTTCTCCAGCAGCGTTAGATGTGTTAGCTAAAGACGGTTTTGATCCAGAAATGGGTGCTCGTCCTTTACGTCGTGCAATTCAACATGAACTTGAGGACGTGATTGCAGAAGATTTAATTAGTGAAAAGGTTAAAGCCGGGCAAACAGTTAAGGTTGGCGCTCATCAGGGAAAATTAAAGTTCACAATTGTTGATGAGAGTAAGCCTTTAGTTAAAAATTAG